A region of Pirellulales bacterium DNA encodes the following proteins:
- the frr gene encoding ribosome recycling factor: MSSEEILFDVEERMEKAASVFKHALTGIRTGRANPGLVDSLRVEVYGAPVILKSVAQVGAPEPTQIVIRPFDPGTIKDIEKAIRTSDLGFNPSNDGRVIRIAVPPLSTDVRRKLVSRIKEMGEDARVSIRNVRRDGNKAADDAEKDSSLTEDECKQAKEQIQELTKQYENKVNDLAKAKEAEVMEQ, encoded by the coding sequence ATGTCTTCGGAAGAAATTCTCTTCGACGTGGAAGAGCGGATGGAAAAAGCCGCCAGCGTCTTCAAGCACGCGCTGACGGGTATTCGCACGGGCCGGGCGAATCCGGGCTTGGTCGATTCGCTCCGGGTGGAAGTGTACGGCGCTCCGGTCATTTTGAAATCGGTGGCGCAAGTGGGCGCCCCGGAACCGACACAAATTGTCATCCGCCCGTTTGATCCGGGCACGATCAAAGACATCGAAAAAGCCATTCGGACCAGCGACCTGGGTTTCAACCCATCGAACGATGGCCGGGTGATTCGCATTGCTGTGCCGCCGCTGTCCACCGACGTGCGCCGCAAACTGGTGAGCCGCATCAAGGAAATGGGGGAAGACGCCCGGGTTTCCATTCGCAATGTCCGGCGCGACGGCAACAAAGCGGCCGATGATGCCGAAAAAGACAGTAGCTTGACCGAAGATGAATGCAAGCAGGCCAAGGAACAAATTCAAGAGTTGACCAAGCAATATGAAAACAAGGTTAACGATTTGGCTAAGGCGAAAGAAGCCGAAGTGATGGAACAATAA
- the pyrH gene encoding UMP kinase, with the protein MSSDSSTLVYRRVVLKLSGETFCHARERGISMDEVIHTARQTYQAAQRGVEIAIVIGGGNILRGAQFTAAAGESIQEATAHYMGMLATVINGLALQDALESLGAETRLLSAVRMDGVAEPYIRRRARRHLEKGRIVILAAGTGSPFVTTDTAAAQRALELEADVLLKATRVDGVYSDDPEKNPHALLYRELSFSQVRDQNLRVMDPTAIAQCMEHNMPIVVFNFKKEGNIERAVRGERVGTIISSQHGEQAVK; encoded by the coding sequence ATGTCGAGCGATTCATCCACTCTCGTTTATCGCCGTGTCGTGCTTAAGCTTTCCGGCGAAACGTTTTGCCACGCCCGCGAACGCGGCATCAGCATGGATGAAGTCATCCATACGGCCCGACAAACGTATCAGGCGGCGCAGCGGGGCGTGGAAATTGCCATTGTGATCGGCGGCGGCAACATTTTGCGCGGTGCACAGTTCACCGCCGCGGCCGGCGAAAGCATTCAGGAAGCCACGGCCCATTACATGGGCATGCTGGCCACGGTCATTAACGGCCTGGCGCTGCAAGACGCGCTGGAAAGTTTAGGGGCCGAAACGCGGCTGCTTTCGGCCGTGCGGATGGATGGCGTGGCGGAGCCGTATATTCGCCGCCGGGCCCGCCGGCATTTGGAAAAAGGCCGCATTGTCATTTTAGCCGCCGGAACGGGCAGCCCATTTGTCACCACCGACACCGCCGCCGCCCAACGAGCCTTGGAATTGGAAGCCGATGTCCTGCTCAAAGCCACGCGGGTCGACGGGGTGTACAGCGACGATCCGGAAAAAAATCCCCACGCGCTGTTGTACCGCGAATTGAGCTTCAGCCAGGTGCGAGATCAAAACTTGCGGGTGATGGATCCCACCGCCATCGCTCAGTGCATGGAACACAATATGCCCATCGTGGTGTTCAATTTCAAGAAGGAAGGCAACATCGAACGGGCGGTGCGCGGTGAACGGGTGGGCACCATCATTTCCAGCCAGCACGGCGAGCAAGCAGTGAAATAA
- the tsf gene encoding translation elongation factor Ts, with translation MPEVSAAAVKALRDKTNLPMMECKQALEFSGGDETAAVDWLRKQGKKTMESRSGRETSSGRIAQFIDAGKKVGAMIELRCESAPVANNEEFLALASGLAQQLALGPGAKTPEDLWKQPSPNRAGKTLGDQKDDLSNKIREVFNLARIVRFDGLSGGYVHHNGASGVLIEFEGGNPEVAKDIAMHTAAMRPQAVTKEELDPAVVAKEREILSAAARQEGKPENIIGKMVEGRLRNFYSERVLLEQPFVKDEKKTVGQLAKEAKLTIKRLVHWELGK, from the coding sequence ATGCCCGAAGTTTCCGCCGCCGCCGTGAAGGCGCTTCGCGATAAAACCAATTTGCCGATGATGGAGTGCAAACAGGCCCTGGAGTTTTCCGGCGGCGATGAAACGGCCGCCGTCGATTGGTTGCGCAAGCAAGGCAAAAAAACAATGGAATCACGCTCCGGAAGGGAAACTTCCTCCGGACGCATTGCTCAATTTATCGACGCCGGGAAAAAAGTCGGCGCCATGATCGAACTGCGCTGCGAAAGCGCGCCCGTGGCCAATAACGAAGAGTTCTTGGCGCTGGCCAGCGGTTTGGCCCAGCAGTTGGCGTTGGGACCCGGTGCAAAAACACCTGAAGATTTGTGGAAGCAGCCTTCGCCGAACAGGGCCGGCAAAACGCTGGGCGACCAGAAAGATGACCTTTCCAACAAAATCCGCGAAGTATTCAACCTGGCTCGGATTGTGCGGTTCGACGGACTCAGCGGCGGTTACGTGCATCACAACGGGGCCAGCGGCGTGCTGATTGAATTCGAGGGAGGCAACCCGGAAGTCGCCAAAGACATCGCCATGCACACGGCGGCCATGCGTCCGCAGGCCGTGACCAAGGAAGAGCTTGATCCGGCGGTGGTGGCCAAAGAGCGGGAAATCCTTTCGGCTGCGGCTCGGCAGGAAGGCAAGCCGGAAAACATCATCGGCAAAATGGTGGAGGGGCGCTTGCGGAACTTTTACAGCGAACGCGTGCTGCTGGAGCAGCCGTTTGTGAAAGACGAAAAGAAAACTGTCGGCCAACTGGCCAAAGAGGCCAAGCTGACGATCAAGCGTTTAGTGCACTGGGAACTGGGAAAATGA
- the rpsB gene encoding 30S ribosomal protein S2, giving the protein MSTVTAKPNISAKELIEAGVHFGHRASRWNPKMRPYIYGRRNLIHIIDVKETVRGLLRAKKYLKQVAAGGSLILFVGTKRQASEPIEREAVRCNQPRVSDRWLGGTLTNFRTIRNRLSRLEELEGLIKSEQFDTYSKKMQSALKREFRKMFRNLNGMRTMNRLPECLVVIDPKKEHNAVSEANKLGITTVALIDTDCDPDKIDLPIPGNDDSIRSIEIVLQQLADAVLEGKTSAATAKQQKQEGMMAAASVGGGEEE; this is encoded by the coding sequence TTGTCCACGGTCACCGCCAAACCTAATATCTCAGCCAAGGAGTTAATAGAAGCCGGGGTTCACTTCGGCCATCGAGCCAGTCGCTGGAATCCCAAAATGCGGCCCTACATTTACGGTCGCCGCAATCTGATTCACATTATCGACGTGAAGGAAACCGTTCGCGGCTTATTGCGGGCGAAAAAATATCTGAAGCAAGTGGCCGCCGGCGGGAGCTTGATTTTATTTGTGGGGACCAAGCGCCAGGCTTCCGAGCCGATCGAACGGGAAGCGGTCCGCTGCAATCAGCCCCGGGTTAGCGACCGTTGGCTGGGGGGCACGCTGACCAACTTTCGCACCATCCGCAATCGGTTGAGCCGGTTGGAAGAGTTGGAGGGACTAATCAAATCGGAGCAATTCGACACGTACTCCAAAAAAATGCAGTCGGCGCTGAAGCGCGAGTTTCGCAAAATGTTCCGCAATTTGAACGGTATGCGAACGATGAATCGCCTGCCGGAATGCCTGGTGGTGATTGACCCTAAGAAAGAACACAACGCCGTGAGCGAGGCCAACAAGCTGGGCATCACGACCGTGGCGCTGATCGATACCGATTGCGACCCGGACAAAATCGATTTGCCCATTCCCGGCAACGACGACAGCATTCGGTCGATTGAAATCGTGCTCCAGCAACTGGCCGACGCCGTGCTGGAAGGAAAAACCAGTGCTGCCACGGCCAAGCAGCAAAAGCAGGAAGGCATGATGGCGGCCGCCAGTGTCGGGGGCGGGGAAGAAGAATAA
- a CDS encoding RluA family pseudouridine synthase, translating to MGRIKPKSVPQLFRLTPELENQTLAAALRHWLPDCSWSQVRKLIESRRIMVSGNVCVDAGRRLKSEDVVKLLSQPAVAPPQEHDVKVQYLDAHVVVVEKPSGMTTNRHREETNWPKRRRQIQPTLDELLPHIITQIEGRRGKRGVPPPVRAVHRIDRDTSGLVVFARTHAAERILAQQFRQHTTQRRYLAIVEGEVKAQTISSHLVRDRGDGRRGSTTLPDVGKFATTHVQPLETAAGYTLIQCRLETGRTHQIRIHLSERGHPVCGEKVYRQSKFGKPDEDSSGAPRLALHAAELGFVHPVTGKNLRFQAPLPRDLADFWRQLKKKAAASK from the coding sequence ATGGGCCGCATCAAACCAAAATCTGTCCCGCAACTGTTTCGTCTGACTCCGGAATTGGAAAACCAAACTCTGGCGGCGGCTTTGCGCCACTGGTTGCCCGATTGTTCCTGGTCGCAGGTGCGCAAGCTGATCGAATCACGCCGAATCATGGTTAGCGGAAACGTGTGTGTCGATGCCGGCCGGCGGCTGAAATCGGAAGACGTCGTCAAACTACTTTCGCAACCGGCTGTTGCTCCGCCGCAAGAACACGACGTAAAAGTGCAATATCTCGATGCCCACGTTGTGGTCGTGGAAAAACCGTCCGGCATGACGACGAATCGCCACCGTGAAGAAACGAATTGGCCTAAGCGGCGGCGGCAAATTCAGCCCACGCTGGACGAGCTGCTGCCGCACATCATTACGCAAATTGAAGGCCGGCGCGGCAAACGTGGCGTGCCGCCGCCGGTTCGGGCCGTGCATCGCATCGACCGCGACACCAGCGGACTGGTCGTTTTCGCTCGCACACATGCGGCTGAGCGAATTCTAGCCCAGCAGTTTCGGCAGCACACCACACAGCGGCGCTATCTGGCCATTGTCGAAGGCGAGGTGAAAGCCCAAACCATCAGCAGCCATCTGGTGCGCGACCGAGGCGATGGCCGCCGCGGCAGCACCACGCTGCCCGATGTCGGCAAATTCGCCACGACGCACGTTCAACCCCTGGAAACAGCCGCCGGCTACACGCTCATTCAATGCCGCCTGGAGACCGGCCGAACGCATCAAATTCGCATCCATTTGTCGGAGCGCGGCCATCCGGTCTGCGGCGAAAAAGTGTATCGTCAATCCAAATTCGGCAAGCCTGACGAAGATTCAAGCGGCGCCCCGCGCTTGGCCCTCCACGCCGCTGAACTCGGCTTCGTTCATCCGGTCACGGGCAAAAACCTGCGATTCCAAGCGCCGCTACCGCGCGACCTGGCCGACTTCTGGCGGCAACTGAAAAAGAAAGCGGCGGCTTCGAAATGA
- a CDS encoding radical SAM protein — MTKRTIILVQLPIPPVGPEPIRGNVPLAAGYMKMFARQCGLEAHYDIDLLPTIEANALGDQALVEAILARRPWMVGFTCYLWNIERTLWIAQQIKQREPSVQILIGGPEVTLDNAWVIQHPAVDYAAIGEGEQTFADLLAALVEHDEPAKTIPGLICTSVLNRKQGAGAAAKNGNHPHSPFPTPHSPFPFLPRPPLPHLNNISSPYLAGILDAADERMLLLETIRGCIFKCKFCYYPKSYDDLYFVSKEKIVANLEHARRRGAKEVVLLDPTLNQRRNFPDFLRLLARCNPGRGFTYFGELRAEGITPQVAALLHEAGFTEVEIGLQSIDPLAMELMDRHNNLRSFERGARAMLDLGIKVKVDLIIGLPGDTVDSVRRGIEYIRTTGLYSQVQVFNLAVLPGTSFRQEAEALGLIYQNRPPYYVLQTPTLSTQQMYDLMAEAEDAFETEFDPLPEPALHKAATVGRAAFGKIDFCHTNLDEHTSSPDHPYTCSHPHLRTQVFTLWLQSADFHAQRQRAAQIVQQILSDNPFTTLQIVLEPTGDLAELPETLTTCCCDAILRAALKQPTYLDRFYSVQPGRMKGAKRLIVVLPAELQEALGTEHSRWLDEISAFATLVWRDQQMAETISIAAAQQR, encoded by the coding sequence ATGACCAAGCGCACAATCATCCTCGTGCAGCTACCGATTCCGCCCGTCGGCCCGGAGCCGATCCGCGGCAACGTGCCGCTGGCGGCCGGTTACATGAAAATGTTCGCCCGGCAGTGTGGATTGGAAGCGCATTATGACATCGATTTGCTTCCCACGATCGAAGCGAACGCGCTGGGCGATCAAGCCCTGGTCGAAGCCATTCTCGCCCGACGACCATGGATGGTGGGCTTTACGTGTTATCTGTGGAACATCGAACGGACGCTGTGGATCGCCCAGCAAATCAAACAGCGCGAGCCCAGCGTGCAAATTCTGATCGGCGGGCCCGAAGTCACGCTCGATAATGCGTGGGTGATCCAGCATCCGGCCGTCGATTACGCAGCCATTGGCGAAGGGGAGCAAACCTTTGCCGATTTGCTGGCGGCGCTGGTCGAGCATGATGAACCAGCAAAAACAATTCCGGGATTGATTTGCACGAGCGTGCTAAACCGCAAGCAAGGGGCAGGCGCGGCGGCGAAAAATGGTAATCATCCTCATTCCCCATTCCCCACTCCGCATTCCCCATTTCCGTTTCTTCCCCGCCCGCCGCTGCCGCATCTGAACAATATTTCCTCGCCGTACCTGGCCGGCATTCTCGATGCCGCCGACGAGCGAATGCTGCTGCTGGAAACCATCCGCGGCTGCATCTTCAAATGCAAGTTCTGTTACTACCCGAAAAGCTACGACGATCTGTATTTTGTGTCTAAGGAGAAAATCGTCGCCAACTTGGAGCACGCCCGGCGGCGCGGCGCGAAGGAAGTGGTGCTGCTTGACCCCACGCTCAACCAGCGCCGCAACTTTCCCGACTTCTTGCGGCTATTGGCTCGCTGCAATCCGGGGCGGGGATTCACCTATTTCGGCGAGCTGCGGGCGGAAGGTATCACGCCGCAAGTTGCGGCACTGCTGCACGAAGCCGGCTTTACCGAAGTGGAAATCGGTCTGCAATCGATCGACCCGTTGGCGATGGAGTTGATGGACCGCCACAACAATTTGCGGTCGTTCGAACGCGGGGCCCGGGCGATGCTCGACCTGGGCATTAAAGTGAAGGTCGATTTAATCATCGGCCTGCCCGGCGACACGGTCGACTCGGTCCGCCGCGGCATCGAGTACATTCGCACCACCGGCCTGTACAGCCAGGTGCAGGTGTTCAACCTGGCGGTTCTCCCCGGCACATCGTTCCGCCAAGAAGCCGAGGCCCTGGGTTTGATTTACCAAAATCGCCCGCCGTATTACGTGCTGCAAACACCTACGCTTTCGACCCAACAGATGTACGACCTGATGGCCGAAGCCGAAGATGCGTTCGAAACCGAATTCGACCCGCTGCCGGAGCCGGCACTTCATAAAGCCGCGACCGTTGGTCGCGCAGCGTTCGGCAAAATCGATTTTTGCCACACAAATCTCGACGAACACACCTCATCACCCGATCACCCCTACACCTGCTCACACCCACACCTCCGCACTCAAGTCTTCACACTGTGGCTGCAATCCGCTGATTTCCACGCTCAGCGCCAGCGCGCGGCCCAAATCGTCCAACAAATCTTGTCCGACAACCCCTTCACCACTCTGCAGATTGTGCTGGAGCCAACGGGCGATCTGGCCGAATTGCCGGAGACATTGACGACCTGCTGCTGCGACGCCATTCTCCGCGCCGCCCTCAAGCAGCCGACTTATCTCGACCGCTTTTACAGCGTGCAGCCGGGCCGCATGAAAGGCGCCAAGCGGCTGATTGTTGTCCTGCCGGCGGAACTGCAGGAGGCGCTGGGCACCGAACATTCAAGATGGCTCGACGAAATTAGCGCGTTTGCAACCCTCGTGTGGCGCGACCAGCAAATGGCAGAAACGATTTCGATTGCTGCTGCACAGCAACGATAA
- a CDS encoding redox-sensing transcriptional repressor Rex, producing the protein MMSQPKSKTLSDSEGPVPKAVVNRLSLYLRELHRLLRDGHQTTSSSHLGNLLGFTDAQVRKDLAYFGHFGYPGIGYRCQELIDAVRRILGTDRIWPVAMVGVGNLGRALLGYKGFGLQNFRIVAAFDVDPGRVGESIEGVPIYHLDKLTEVVRQQRIKLGMVVVPATAAQGVADKLVAAGVEGVVNFAPVTLVLPETVSLVGVDLAMELEQLSFAVVNRGETGSADE; encoded by the coding sequence ATGATGAGCCAGCCCAAATCTAAAACCTTGTCAGATTCGGAGGGTCCCGTTCCCAAGGCGGTTGTGAACCGGCTGAGCCTGTATCTGCGCGAACTGCACAGGCTATTGCGCGATGGACATCAAACCACCAGCTCCAGCCATTTGGGAAACTTGCTGGGCTTTACCGACGCCCAAGTGCGGAAAGATTTGGCGTATTTTGGGCATTTCGGCTATCCGGGCATCGGTTACCGCTGCCAGGAATTGATCGATGCCGTTCGCCGCATCTTGGGGACCGACCGCATTTGGCCCGTGGCGATGGTGGGGGTCGGCAACCTGGGCCGGGCGCTGTTGGGCTACAAAGGATTTGGCCTGCAGAATTTTCGAATCGTGGCGGCATTTGACGTCGATCCGGGCCGCGTGGGCGAATCGATTGAAGGCGTGCCCATTTACCATCTCGACAAACTCACCGAAGTGGTTCGTCAGCAAAGGATCAAGCTGGGGATGGTTGTGGTCCCAGCCACCGCCGCCCAAGGCGTGGCCGACAAGCTCGTGGCCGCCGGCGTGGAGGGAGTGGTGAACTTTGCCCCGGTCACACTGGTGTTGCCGGAGACCGTCAGCCTGGTAGGGGTCGATTTGGCGATGGAGCTGGAGCAGCTTTCGTTCGCCGTCGTCAACCGCGGCGAAACGGGCTCTGCCGACGAGTAA